CTCAGGTGCCGTCTTTGCCATAGAAGTGGCCTTTGCCATGTACTTTCCTGAGGCCACCATAATCCTGTTCATCTTCCCCATAAAGGCCAAACACCTGGTCATGATATTCGCCGGCATAACGGCCCTGAACTGTCTGCTGCCCAGTGGGGGAAACATTGCCTACTACGCGCATCTGGGTGGATTGCTTTACGGATTCTTGTTTGTCAGGTACGAGCCGAAACTCTGGGGGATGATAGAGGTCTGGCAGGCCAAGCAAAGGGAAAGAGAAGTGAGGGAGAATGTGGAGATACGCAGAAGGGTAGATATGCTCCTGGAGAAGGTAAACCGTGTGGGAATGGAGAACCTTACAAAGAGAGAGCTGGAGTTCCTGCAAACGGCCAGTAAGAGATACAAGAAATGGCAGATGGAGCGAAAGGTATGACATATGATTAAGGTCGCGGTTAACGGGGCCTGTGGCCGAATGGGCTCAAGTGTTGTGGCAAACGTATTGAATGACGGGGAACTTCAGCTTGTAGCGGCGCTGGAACATGAGGGGCATCAGCTCCTTGGCCAAGATGTTGGGACCGCCCAGGGACAGGGGGAAAGCGGCGTAAAGGTGTCGCGTGGGTTTAACGGCAAGGCAGACGTCCTCATCGATTTTTCTGAACCAGCCTGTAGTGTGGAAAAAGCGGTCAATTTTGCCTCTGCGGGCACGGCCCTGGTAATATGTACCACGGGACACACCCCCGAACAGACCGCCAAAATCAAGGAAACTGCCCGCCAGGTGCCATGTCTTATCAGCCCGAATATGAGCCTCGGGGTAAACCTCATCTTCCAGCTCGCAGCCCGGGTGGCCAAGACGCTGGGGGATGATTATGACATTGAGATTGTGGAGGTACACCATCGGTTCAAAAAAGACTCTCCAAGTGGCACGGCCATTAAGATTGCCGACGAAATCTGCAAATCGACAGGAAAGAAACTGGATGATGTGGCCGTCTATGGCCGCGAAGGCCAGGTCGGGGAACGCTCTAGGGGCGAGATAGGTATACACGCCATAAGGGCGGGAGATACCGTGGGGGATCATAAGGTCGTCTTTGGAAACCTGGGAGAGACCATCGAACTCGTCCACAGCGCGCACAGCCGTGACACCTTTGCCATGGGGGCGATCAAGGCGGCAAAATACGTCGTGAATAAGCCGCCGGGGCTATACGATATGAAAGACGTGATACATGTCTAGCCGTCTTTCCGCCCTCATACAACCGTTCAGGAGCTTGAAAAAGCGCAAAGGCATGTTATAATATGAAGTTAAACGAAAATCCGTATCTATTGAGTTATTAATTATGGCGCCTTTAAACAGGGCGCGTCTCATGAGCTGTGAAAGGAGAGCGTTTAGATGGCCGAAAGGGAAAGGATAATCGGTATAGACCTGGGCACCACTAACTCCGTTGTTGCCGTAATGGAGGGTGACCAGCCTACGGTAATCATAAATTCCCAAGGCAGCAGACTCACCCCTTCCTGTGTCGGGTTTACCGATAAGGGGGAGCGCCTGGTGGGCCTGCTGGCCAAGCGACAGGCAATTATAAACCCGAATAATACCATCTTCTCTATAAAGCGTTTCATGGGCCGGAGACACAGCGAGGTATCCGCGGAAGAGAAGATTGTTCCGTTCAAGATAGTAGGTGCGCCGGAAGAGCTTGTAAAGGTAGAGGCAAGGGGTAAAGACTACACGCCGCCGGAAATCTCCGCCATGGTACTGCAGGACTTGAAGAAAACTGCGGAGGAATATCTTGGCCATCCGGTCAAAAAAGCCGTCATCACCGTACCGGCGTATTTCAACGACAGCCAGCGCCAGGCCACCAAAGACGCCGGTCAGATAGCCGGCCTCGACGTGGTACGAATAATCAATGAACCTACGGCCTCCTGCCTCGCCTACGGCCTCGAGAAGAAGAAAACAGGCAAGCTGGCAATATTTGACCTTGGGGGAGGCACGTTTGACATCTCCATACTGGAGGTGGGTGACGGGGTATTCCAGGTCCTTTCCACCAACGGCGACACCCACCTGGGAGGAGACGACCTGGACGATGTCCTTATAAACTATCTGGCAGATGAGTTCGAGAAGGAAAACGGCATAGACCTTAGAAAAGACGCTATGGCACACCAGCGTCTGAAGGAAACGGCAGAAAAGGCAAAGTGTGAGCTCTCCACCTCAAAGAGTACGGATATAAACCTTCCCTTCATCACGGCAGACCAGACGGGACCAAAACACCTTACCACAAGCATTACACGCGCGAAATTCGAGCAAATGGTCGAACACCTGATACAGAGGTGTAAGGGGCCCTGTGAGAGCGCCCTGGCCGACGCAAAGTTCTCTCCAGACGATGTGGACGAGGTCGTTCTGGTGGGCGGTCAGACCAGGATGCCCAGGGTACAAGAGCTGGTCAAAGAGATATTCCATAAAGCACCGTGCAAGGGTGTAAACCCTGACGAGGTGGTGGCCGTTGGGGCGGCCATTCAGGGCGCTGTACTCTCTGGCGAGGTCAAAGACGTGCTTTTGCTGGACGTGACCCCGCTCTCACTGGGCATTGAGACCCTGGGAGGCGTAATGACCACTCTTATACAGAGAAATACCACCATACCGACCGGCAAGAAAGAGGTGTTTTCCACCGCTGCCGATAACCAGACGGCCGTAGACATCCACGTCCAGCAGGGAGAACGGCCCATGGCGAAGGATAACCGTACACTGGGCCGTTTCCAGCTGGCCGGCCTCCCGCCGGCGCCCCGGGGCATGCCCCAGATAGAGGTCTCTTTTGACATAGACGCTAACGGTATACTGAACGTAAATGCAAAGGATACGGGCACGGGCAAGGAACAGTCTATCATCATAAAGTCGTCTTCCGGCCTCTCAGAGGAAGAGGTTGAAAAGATGAGGAAGGATGCTGAAAAACACAGCGAAGAGGACAAGAATGTCAGAGAGCTTGCGGAAGTAAAGAACCAGGCCGACCAGATGACATATGCCACCGAAAAGACAATGGCGGAACATGGGGACAAGATAGATCAGGCCGATAGAGACGCCGTTACCAGGGCATTAGACAGATTAAAATCTTTAAAGGATAGTAACGACGCCGGGGAGATTAAAAAGGCCCTCGATGAGCTTACACAGGCCTCCCACAAGTTGGCACAGGCCATGTACGAAGCTACCGCAAAACAGGAGGCCGGGCCGGAACCTGGTGCAGACGCGGGCGCGGGTCCGGGCGCAGGTGCAGCAGGTGGCGGCAAGAAAAAAGAAAAACCGGGTGGTGAAGAGGTCATTGACGCCGACTACGATGTAAAGGACTAGCCACATTCGTCAACTTTACACTTCTAGAAAGGTCGGGGTCATTCCCGACCTTTTTTGTTTGAGAACGGGTGAAGTCACATGAGACTTGACAAGCTCACGATAAAGGCCCAGGGGGCCATTCAGGACGCACAGCAGCTCGCCCAGTCAAAGGGACAGCAGCAGATAGAATCCGTGCACCTCCTCTCCACCCTGATCGGGCAGGAACAGGGCATAGTAGGGCCGGTCCTCGAAAAACTGGGCATAAATAAAGACCTCTTATATTCTAAGTGCCAGGAGGTAATCGAGAGACTTCCACAGGTGAGCGGACCCACCACCATCGGCCAGGTCTACATAAGTCAGGAACTCAATGAGATATTAAACGCCTCGTGGGAAGAGGCCCGGAGGCTTAAGGACGAATACCTCAGCACGGAACACATCCTTATGGCCATGTCTGGCGAGAAGGAGAGTTCTGCCGGCCGAGTCCTCTCCGATGCCGGTGTGAAGAAAGACGAGTTACTGCAGGCATTGAAGGCCTTTCGCGGCTCCCACAGGGTTACAGACCCCAACCCGGAAGAGAAATATGAGGCACTTGAGCGCTACAGCCGGGACCTCGTGCAACTGGCCAGGTCCGGCAAACTTGACCCTGTGATAGGCAGGGACGATGAGATAAGGCGTATCATACAGGTGCTTTCGAGACGGACTAAGAATAACCCCGTACTCATAGGAGAGCCGGGCGTGGGCAAGACCGCCATCGTCGAGGGCCTTGCGCAGCGTATAGTCAGCGGTGACGTGCCGGACGGGCTCAAGAATAAGCGTGTGATGGCCCTTGATATGGGCGCCCTCATTGCCGGCACGAAGTACCGTGGAGAATTCGAGGACCGTCTCAAGGCCGTGCTAAAGGAAATAAGCGAGG
This genomic window from Candidatus Bathyanammoxibius amoris contains:
- the dapB gene encoding 4-hydroxy-tetrahydrodipicolinate reductase; the protein is MIKVAVNGACGRMGSSVVANVLNDGELQLVAALEHEGHQLLGQDVGTAQGQGESGVKVSRGFNGKADVLIDFSEPACSVEKAVNFASAGTALVICTTGHTPEQTAKIKETARQVPCLISPNMSLGVNLIFQLAARVAKTLGDDYDIEIVEVHHRFKKDSPSGTAIKIADEICKSTGKKLDDVAVYGREGQVGERSRGEIGIHAIRAGDTVGDHKVVFGNLGETIELVHSAHSRDTFAMGAIKAAKYVVNKPPGLYDMKDVIHV
- the dnaK gene encoding molecular chaperone DnaK; the protein is MAERERIIGIDLGTTNSVVAVMEGDQPTVIINSQGSRLTPSCVGFTDKGERLVGLLAKRQAIINPNNTIFSIKRFMGRRHSEVSAEEKIVPFKIVGAPEELVKVEARGKDYTPPEISAMVLQDLKKTAEEYLGHPVKKAVITVPAYFNDSQRQATKDAGQIAGLDVVRIINEPTASCLAYGLEKKKTGKLAIFDLGGGTFDISILEVGDGVFQVLSTNGDTHLGGDDLDDVLINYLADEFEKENGIDLRKDAMAHQRLKETAEKAKCELSTSKSTDINLPFITADQTGPKHLTTSITRAKFEQMVEHLIQRCKGPCESALADAKFSPDDVDEVVLVGGQTRMPRVQELVKEIFHKAPCKGVNPDEVVAVGAAIQGAVLSGEVKDVLLLDVTPLSLGIETLGGVMTTLIQRNTTIPTGKKEVFSTAADNQTAVDIHVQQGERPMAKDNRTLGRFQLAGLPPAPRGMPQIEVSFDIDANGILNVNAKDTGTGKEQSIIIKSSSGLSEEEVEKMRKDAEKHSEEDKNVRELAEVKNQADQMTYATEKTMAEHGDKIDQADRDAVTRALDRLKSLKDSNDAGEIKKALDELTQASHKLAQAMYEATAKQEAGPEPGADAGAGPGAGAAGGGKKKEKPGGEEVIDADYDVKD